One window of the Klebsiella oxytoca genome contains the following:
- a CDS encoding ATP-dependent endonuclease, whose protein sequence is MHLERVEIVGFRGINRLSLTLEQNNVLIGENAWGKSSLLDALTLLLSPELDLYRFVREDFWFPPGDVLGRERHLHIILTFRENEPGRHRVRRYRPLSSCWVPCEDGYQRVFYRLEGELTDDDSVMTLRSFINGEGEALELDDIDEQARHLVRLMPVLRLRDARFMRRIHNGAVPHTPQIEITARQLDYLSRELMHHPQNLTDGQIRQGLSAMVQLLEHYFAEQSSAQSRNRLMRRYSHDEQRSWRYLDIINRMIDKPGGRSHRVILLGLFSTLLQAKGTVRLDRDARPLLLIEDPETRLHPIMLSVAWHLLNLLPLQRVTTTNSGELLSLTPVEHVCRLVRESSRVSAWRLGPGGMNAEDSRRIAFHIRFNRASSLFARCWLLVEGETETWVINELARQCGHHFDAEGVKVIEFAQSGLKPLIKFARRMGIEWHVLVDGDEAGKKYAATVRGLLNDDKTLERDHLTTLPAMDMEHFMYRQGFDDVYHRVAQLPMNIPMNMRRVITKAIHRSSKPDLAIEVAMEAGRRGVDAIPTLLKKMFSRVLWLARGRAD, encoded by the coding sequence ATGCATCTTGAGCGCGTCGAAATTGTAGGCTTTCGCGGCATCAACCGTTTATCGTTGACGCTGGAGCAAAATAACGTGCTGATTGGCGAAAATGCCTGGGGTAAGTCCAGTCTGCTGGATGCCCTGACGCTGCTCTTGTCGCCGGAGCTCGACCTCTATCGTTTTGTCCGTGAAGATTTTTGGTTTCCGCCTGGAGATGTTCTGGGACGAGAGCGTCATCTGCATATTATTCTGACCTTCCGTGAAAATGAGCCCGGGCGCCATCGCGTTCGCCGCTATCGCCCTCTGAGCAGCTGCTGGGTTCCCTGCGAAGATGGCTATCAGCGGGTTTTCTATCGCCTGGAAGGGGAGCTGACCGATGACGATAGCGTGATGACCCTGCGCAGTTTTATCAATGGCGAAGGAGAGGCGCTGGAGCTTGATGATATTGATGAGCAGGCCCGTCACTTAGTCCGCTTGATGCCGGTTCTGCGGCTTCGTGACGCCCGTTTTATGCGGCGGATCCATAACGGCGCCGTGCCGCATACGCCGCAGATCGAGATTACCGCCCGCCAGCTCGATTATCTCTCTCGTGAACTAATGCATCATCCGCAAAATTTAACCGATGGCCAGATACGCCAGGGGCTGTCGGCAATGGTGCAATTGCTGGAACACTATTTTGCCGAGCAGAGCAGCGCACAATCGCGTAATCGTCTGATGCGTCGCTATTCACATGATGAACAGCGCAGCTGGCGCTATCTGGATATCATCAACAGGATGATCGACAAACCCGGCGGTCGCAGCCATCGGGTGATTTTACTGGGGCTGTTCTCAACGCTTTTACAGGCGAAAGGGACGGTAAGACTCGATCGCGATGCGCGTCCGCTATTGTTGATTGAGGATCCGGAAACTCGCCTGCACCCGATTATGCTGTCCGTGGCGTGGCATTTGCTCAATTTGTTACCGCTGCAGCGGGTGACGACGACCAACTCGGGCGAACTGCTGTCGTTGACGCCCGTTGAACATGTTTGTCGCCTGGTGCGTGAATCTTCGCGGGTATCTGCGTGGAGGCTCGGTCCTGGCGGTATGAATGCGGAAGACAGTCGGCGCATCGCTTTTCACATTCGTTTTAACCGTGCTTCATCGCTGTTTGCCCGCTGCTGGTTACTGGTTGAAGGGGAAACGGAAACCTGGGTTATCAATGAGCTGGCCCGTCAGTGCGGCCACCACTTTGACGCAGAGGGCGTGAAGGTGATTGAGTTTGCCCAGTCGGGTTTGAAACCGCTGATTAAATTTGCGCGCCGTATGGGGATTGAGTGGCATGTGCTGGTAGATGGCGATGAAGCAGGGAAGAAGTATGCCGCTACCGTTCGCGGGCTGTTAAATGACGATAAAACGCTCGAGCGTGACCATCTGACTACGCTACCGGCGATGGATATGGAGCATTTTATGTATCGCCAGGGATTTGATGACGTTTATCACCGGGTCGCACAGCTGCCGATGAATATTCCGATGAACATGCGGCGGGTGATTACCAAAGCGATTCACCGCTCGTCCAAACCGGATCTGGCGATTGAAGTTGCGATGGAGGCCGGGCGTCGCGGCGTTGACGCAATACCGACGCTATTGAAAAAAATGTTCTCTCGCGTGCTGTGGCTGGCGCGCGGGCGCGCGGATTAG
- the macA gene encoding macrolide transporter subunit MacA, giving the protein MKLNGKRRKVWWLLAIVVLALAVWGWRILNVPLPQYQTLVVRKGDLQQSVLATGKLDALKKVDVGAQVSGQLKTLRVEIGDKVKKDQLLGVIDPEQAENQIKEVEATLMELRAQLNQAQAERKLSAATLARQQQLAQRQLVSRQDLDTAATDLAVKEAQIGTIEAQVKRNQATLDTAKTNLDYTKILAPMSGEVTQITTLQGQTVIAAQQAPNILTLADLSTMLVKAQVSEADVIHLKPGQKAWFTVLGDPLTRYEGTLKDILPTPEKVNDAIFYYARFEVPNPEGILRLEMTAQVHIQLSEVKNIITIPLSALGEAIGDNRYRVRLLRTGEVKEREIVIGARNDTDVAVVKGLEEGDEVIIGEGAAGAAK; this is encoded by the coding sequence ATGAAATTAAATGGAAAGCGCAGGAAAGTATGGTGGCTGCTGGCGATTGTCGTGCTGGCTCTTGCCGTTTGGGGATGGCGGATCCTGAATGTGCCGCTACCGCAGTATCAGACGCTGGTTGTGCGTAAAGGTGACCTGCAGCAGAGCGTGCTGGCGACCGGTAAACTGGATGCGTTAAAAAAAGTGGACGTAGGGGCGCAGGTCAGCGGGCAGCTCAAAACGCTGCGCGTTGAGATTGGCGACAAAGTGAAAAAAGATCAGCTGTTGGGGGTTATCGATCCTGAACAGGCGGAAAACCAGATCAAAGAAGTTGAAGCAACGCTAATGGAACTGCGGGCGCAGCTGAACCAGGCTCAAGCTGAGCGTAAGCTATCGGCGGCAACCTTAGCCCGTCAGCAGCAGCTGGCGCAGCGCCAGTTGGTATCTCGTCAGGACCTGGATACCGCCGCAACCGACTTAGCGGTAAAAGAGGCGCAAATTGGCACAATTGAAGCCCAGGTCAAACGAAATCAGGCTACTCTCGATACCGCCAAAACTAACCTTGATTACACCAAAATTCTGGCGCCTATGTCCGGAGAAGTGACGCAAATCACTACCCTTCAGGGCCAGACGGTGATTGCCGCCCAACAGGCGCCTAATATTTTGACCCTCGCGGATCTCAGCACCATGCTGGTGAAGGCTCAGGTTTCAGAAGCGGACGTGATTCATCTGAAGCCGGGACAAAAAGCCTGGTTTACCGTACTGGGCGATCCGCTAACGCGCTATGAAGGGACGCTGAAGGATATTCTTCCGACTCCCGAAAAGGTCAACGACGCTATCTTTTACTACGCGCGTTTCGAGGTGCCGAACCCTGAGGGCATCCTGCGTCTGGAAATGACCGCTCAGGTGCATATTCAGCTCTCTGAAGTGAAAAATATAATTACTATTCCGCTTAGCGCATTGGGAGAAGCCATCGGCGATAACCGCTATCGCGTACGTTTACTGCGGACCGGCGAAGTTAAAGAACGTGAAATCGTTATCGGTGCCCGTAACGATACCGATGTAGCGGTGGTGAAAGGGCTGGAAGAGGGTGATGAAGTGATTATCGGCGAAGGTGCGGCCGGAGCGGCGAAATGA
- the macB gene encoding macrolide ABC transporter ATP-binding protein/permease MacB, producing the protein MTALLELHDIRRSYPSGDGHVDVLKGITLSIAAGEMVAIVGASGSGKSTLMNILGCLDKPTSGTYRVAGTDVAHLNGDELARLRREHFGFIFQRYHLLSHLTAAQNVEVPAVYAGAERKARLARAHELLVRLGLGDRAEYQPSQLSGGQQQRVSIARALMNGGEVILADEPTGALDSRSGEEVMGILHQLKAQGHTVIIVTHDPQVAAQAERVIEIHDGEIVRNPPALSPAQGGVLRQRTAAEPSAWRQFSSGFREALIMAWRAMAANKMRTLLTMLGIIIGIASVVSIVVVGDAAKQMVLADIRAIGTNTIDVYPGKDFGDDDPRYQQSLKYDDLLAIQKQPWVSSATPAVSKSLRLRADNIDVAASAEGVGAQYFNVYGMTFSEGNTFNELQLNSRAQVVVLDSNARRQLFPHKAKVVGEIILVGNMPAKVIGVADEKQSMFGSSKILRVWLPYTTMAGRVMGQSWLNSITVRVNEGYDSAVAEQQLLRLLELRHGKKDVFTWNMDSILKTAERTTHTLQLFLTLVAVIALVVGGIGVMNIMLVSVTERTREIGIRMAVGARASDVLQQFLIEAVLVCLVGGALGVTLSLLIAFVLQLFLPGWEIGFSPLALLTAFLCSTLTGVLFGWLPARNAARLDPVDALARE; encoded by the coding sequence ATGACGGCGCTACTGGAACTACATGATATTCGTCGCAGCTACCCTTCCGGCGATGGTCATGTTGATGTGCTGAAGGGCATTACGTTGAGTATTGCCGCCGGTGAGATGGTGGCTATCGTCGGGGCTTCAGGTTCCGGTAAATCCACGCTGATGAATATTCTCGGCTGTCTCGATAAACCCACCAGCGGCACCTATCGGGTCGCGGGAACGGACGTGGCTCATCTGAACGGCGATGAGCTGGCGCGACTGCGTCGGGAACACTTCGGTTTTATTTTCCAGCGTTACCATCTGCTCTCACATCTGACCGCGGCGCAGAACGTCGAAGTTCCTGCGGTTTATGCCGGCGCCGAGCGCAAAGCGCGCCTGGCCCGGGCCCATGAGCTGCTGGTTCGGCTGGGGCTGGGCGACAGAGCTGAATATCAGCCTTCGCAGCTCTCCGGCGGCCAGCAGCAGCGGGTGAGTATCGCCCGCGCCCTGATGAACGGCGGGGAAGTGATTCTGGCGGATGAGCCAACCGGTGCGCTGGACAGCCGCTCCGGCGAAGAGGTCATGGGGATCCTTCACCAGCTAAAAGCGCAGGGGCATACGGTGATTATCGTCACCCATGACCCGCAGGTGGCGGCCCAGGCGGAGCGGGTGATTGAGATACACGACGGTGAAATCGTGCGTAATCCGCCCGCGCTGAGTCCGGCGCAAGGCGGCGTACTGCGCCAGCGCACGGCGGCCGAACCGTCGGCGTGGCGTCAGTTCAGCAGCGGCTTTCGCGAAGCGCTGATCATGGCCTGGCGCGCGATGGCGGCGAATAAAATGCGTACGCTGCTGACGATGCTCGGGATTATTATCGGCATCGCTTCGGTGGTGTCGATTGTGGTGGTGGGCGATGCCGCGAAGCAGATGGTGCTGGCCGATATTCGCGCTATCGGTACCAATACTATTGATGTTTATCCCGGCAAGGATTTCGGCGATGACGATCCCCGCTATCAGCAGTCTCTGAAGTACGATGACCTGTTGGCTATTCAGAAACAGCCCTGGGTCAGCTCGGCGACCCCGGCGGTATCAAAAAGCCTGCGTCTGCGGGCGGACAATATTGACGTTGCCGCCAGCGCCGAGGGCGTGGGAGCGCAGTATTTTAACGTCTATGGTATGACCTTCAGCGAAGGAAACACCTTTAATGAGCTCCAGCTAAATAGCCGTGCGCAGGTTGTGGTGCTCGATAGCAACGCGCGCCGACAGCTATTTCCGCACAAAGCGAAGGTAGTGGGTGAGATCATTCTGGTCGGCAATATGCCGGCAAAAGTGATTGGCGTGGCGGATGAAAAACAGTCGATGTTCGGCAGCAGCAAAATCCTGCGCGTCTGGTTACCCTATACCACCATGGCCGGTCGGGTGATGGGACAGTCCTGGCTGAATTCAATCACCGTCCGCGTGAACGAAGGCTATGACAGCGCGGTGGCTGAACAGCAGCTGTTACGTTTACTGGAGCTGCGCCACGGTAAGAAAGATGTATTTACCTGGAATATGGACAGCATCTTGAAAACGGCGGAACGGACCACACATACACTACAGCTGTTTCTGACTCTGGTGGCGGTGATTGCGCTGGTGGTCGGGGGAATCGGTGTGATGAATATTATGCTGGTCTCCGTTACGGAGCGTACGCGGGAAATTGGTATCCGGATGGCGGTCGGGGCGCGAGCGAGCGATGTATTGCAGCAGTTTTTGATCGAGGCGGTGTTAGTTTGTCTGGTCGGCGGAGCGCTGGGCGTGACGCTTTCGCTGCTGATTGCCTTTGTCCTGCAGTTGTTTTTACCCGGCTGGGAAATCGGTTTTTCACCGCTGGCGCTGTTGACCGCTTTTTTATGTTCCACGCTGACCGGGGTTCTGTTCGGCTGGCTACCGGCGCGCAATGCGGCTCGTCTGGACCCTGTTGACGCGCTGGCGCGCGAGTAG
- the cspD gene encoding cold shock-like protein CspD codes for MEMGTVKWFNNAKGFGFICPEGGGEDIFAHYSTIQMDGYRTLKAGQAVRFDVHQGPKGNHASVIVPVEAEETETAA; via the coding sequence ATGGAAATGGGTACTGTTAAGTGGTTCAACAATGCCAAAGGGTTCGGTTTTATTTGCCCTGAGGGCGGCGGCGAAGACATTTTCGCCCATTACTCCACCATCCAGATGGATGGTTACAGAACGCTAAAAGCCGGACAAGCGGTTCGGTTTGATGTTCACCAGGGGCCAAAAGGTAATCACGCCAGCGTGATTGTCCCTGTTGAAGCTGAAGAAACAGAAACAGCCGCATAA
- the clpS gene encoding ATP-dependent Clp protease adapter ClpS, whose product MSKRDWLDFDQLVEDEVKDALKPPSMYKVILVNDDYTPMEFVIDVLQKFFSYDVERATQLMLTVHYQGKAICGVFTAEVAETKVSMVNQYARENEHPLLCTLEKA is encoded by the coding sequence ATGAGTAAGAGAGACTGGTTGGACTTCGATCAGCTAGTAGAGGACGAAGTTAAAGATGCGCTTAAACCGCCATCTATGTATAAAGTGATATTAGTCAATGATGACTACACTCCAATGGAGTTTGTTATTGACGTGTTACAAAAATTCTTTTCTTATGATGTTGAACGTGCAACGCAACTGATGCTGACGGTTCACTATCAAGGTAAAGCGATTTGTGGGGTTTTTACCGCCGAAGTTGCTGAAACCAAAGTATCGATGGTGAACCAATACGCGAGGGAGAACGAACATCCGTTGTTGTGTACGCTAGAAAAAGCCTGA